A window of Corallococcus macrosporus DSM 14697 contains these coding sequences:
- a CDS encoding ACP synthase, translating to MSAHESEWNLRRLSAGDLAAAEAARVQAHATACEACARTLRGIEAAQSRFEAEVPFERFEAGVEQALRRQEREAASRPPPRRWVATTVAIAASVLVVVLVRPLMNTGADPGAIVSLNRIKGGAMAELRIGGGLGPQREAIPGRPEALEYGERVMLGYKAGTLRYVAALSVDGIGEVTPLFPDAGSSVPVAPGNGQHWLPGGWEFTGSGAERVIMVLSDEPLPVDTLVEATRRAFARADGDVERMAELEVPGAQTHWVLQKP from the coding sequence ATGAGCGCGCACGAATCGGAATGGAACCTGCGCCGGTTGAGCGCCGGGGACCTGGCCGCCGCCGAGGCCGCCCGGGTCCAGGCCCACGCCACCGCGTGTGAGGCCTGCGCCCGGACGCTCCGCGGCATCGAGGCGGCCCAGTCGCGCTTCGAAGCGGAGGTGCCCTTCGAGCGCTTCGAGGCCGGGGTGGAGCAGGCCCTGCGGCGCCAGGAGCGTGAAGCGGCCTCCCGTCCGCCGCCGCGCCGCTGGGTGGCGACGACGGTGGCCATCGCCGCGTCGGTGCTGGTGGTGGTGCTGGTGCGACCGCTGATGAACACCGGGGCGGACCCGGGCGCCATCGTGAGCCTCAACCGCATCAAGGGCGGCGCGATGGCGGAGCTGCGCATTGGAGGAGGGCTGGGGCCGCAGCGGGAGGCCATTCCCGGCAGGCCCGAAGCGCTGGAATACGGAGAGCGGGTGATGCTGGGCTACAAGGCGGGGACGCTCCGCTACGTGGCCGCGCTGTCGGTGGACGGCATTGGCGAGGTGACCCCGCTGTTCCCCGACGCGGGCTCCAGCGTGCCGGTGGCGCCAGGCAACGGACAGCACTGGCTGCCCGGGGGCTGGGAGTTCACCGGCTCCGGAGCGGAGCGCGTCATCATGGTGCTGAGCGACGAGCCCCTGCCCGTGGACACCCTGGTGGAGGCCACCCGGCGCGCCTTCGCCCGGGCGGATGGCGACGTCGAGCGGATGGCCGAGCTGGAAGTGCCCGGAGCGCAGACGCACTGGGTGCTCCAGAAGCCATGA
- a CDS encoding caspase family protein, which translates to MSHPPRHLRALAVALALVAAAADADPLRRFALVAGNDQGGADTRPLRFARDDARKMHALLLRLGGVTPADAKLLLNEDARDFLAALAELEQRARAARARGERTALFVYYSGHAKDGALRLGDTRLGFDDLKRRLAEAPSDIRIAILDSCRSGALTRTKGARRAPAFDIDSGAGRDARGLVILTSSAADEDSQESDALAGSFFSHHLASGLLGDADRSGDGRVTLFEAYSHAYARTVADTAASSAGPQHPTFSYDLAGNGDLVMTDLRASGGGLVVPGTAPVGTYYFVDLGGLVVAELVKAADVERRVALAPGTYRVKRRLPDRLRVGEVEVRRGQQAVLHEARLQDAPFSDDPVKGVPRRDGAWWTLGLAGGVQSYFDAPTRDALFLSVGMVGAEAQLHDYFRRDWVWGLDVALGSRRAVLMLPTLTGPAYRYAMTSVGTSLTSEWPLGRVAPFLGARMAWLHMRRDFEDEALPDQTFAMFSPGLVAGVRWNPLSRLHLTARARTHYLLYNVDAERSLGFWELGALVTYQP; encoded by the coding sequence ATGAGCCACCCGCCCCGCCACCTGCGCGCCCTGGCCGTGGCGCTCGCCCTGGTGGCGGCCGCCGCGGACGCGGACCCGCTGCGCCGCTTCGCCCTGGTGGCCGGCAACGACCAGGGCGGCGCCGACACGCGCCCGCTGCGCTTCGCCCGGGACGACGCGCGGAAGATGCATGCGCTCCTGCTGCGGCTGGGCGGGGTGACTCCGGCGGACGCGAAGCTGCTGCTGAACGAGGACGCGCGGGACTTCCTGGCGGCGCTGGCGGAGCTGGAGCAGCGCGCCCGCGCGGCCCGGGCGCGGGGGGAGCGCACCGCGCTGTTCGTCTACTACTCCGGCCACGCGAAGGACGGCGCGCTGCGGCTGGGCGACACGCGGCTGGGCTTCGACGACCTCAAGCGCCGGCTCGCCGAGGCGCCCTCGGACATCCGCATCGCCATCCTGGACTCGTGCCGCTCCGGCGCGCTGACGCGCACCAAGGGCGCGCGGCGGGCCCCGGCGTTCGACATCGATTCGGGCGCGGGCCGCGACGCGCGCGGGCTGGTCATCCTCACCTCCAGCGCGGCGGACGAGGACTCGCAGGAGTCGGACGCGCTGGCGGGCAGCTTCTTCTCACACCACCTGGCCAGCGGCCTGCTGGGCGACGCGGACCGCAGCGGCGACGGGCGCGTGACGCTGTTCGAGGCCTACTCCCACGCCTACGCCCGCACGGTGGCGGACACGGCGGCCAGCAGCGCGGGGCCCCAGCACCCGACGTTCAGTTACGATTTGGCGGGCAACGGCGACCTCGTCATGACGGACCTGCGCGCCAGCGGCGGAGGGCTCGTCGTCCCGGGCACGGCGCCGGTGGGCACCTACTACTTCGTGGACCTGGGCGGCCTCGTCGTCGCGGAGCTGGTCAAGGCGGCGGACGTGGAGCGGCGGGTGGCGCTGGCGCCGGGCACCTACCGCGTGAAGCGCCGGCTGCCGGACCGGCTGCGCGTCGGCGAGGTGGAGGTGCGGCGGGGCCAGCAGGCGGTGCTGCACGAGGCGCGGCTCCAGGACGCCCCCTTCTCCGACGACCCGGTGAAGGGCGTCCCGCGCCGCGACGGCGCGTGGTGGACGCTGGGGCTGGCGGGTGGCGTGCAGTCCTACTTCGACGCGCCCACGCGCGACGCGCTGTTCCTGTCGGTGGGGATGGTGGGCGCGGAGGCCCAGCTCCACGACTACTTCCGCCGCGACTGGGTGTGGGGCCTGGACGTGGCCCTGGGCAGCCGGCGGGCGGTGCTGATGCTGCCGACGCTGACGGGGCCGGCGTACCGCTACGCGATGACGAGCGTGGGCACGTCGCTGACCTCCGAGTGGCCCCTGGGCCGCGTGGCGCCCTTCCTGGGCGCGCGGATGGCGTGGCTCCACATGCGCCGCGACTTCGAGGACGAAGCCCTGCCGGACCAGACCTTCGCCATGTTCTCCCCCGGCCTGGTGGCGGGCGTACGTTGGAATCCCCTGTCCCGGCTGCACCTCACGGCGAGGGCCCGGACCCACTACCTGCTCTACAACGTCGATGCAGAGCGCTCGCTGGGCTTCTGGGAGCTGGGCGCGCTGGTGACGTACCAGCCATGA